AAGATGGGGTAAATCATATTGTAGAATGATTTCAAAAATCCAATTTAAAAAACCTGTTGTTCTTCAATACATATAGACTGAATATTAATCGATTACTTACAAATTATTCAGACGGATGGCGACTATGAGCATTCGAATATGGCGATGGGTAAAATCAGCCGCGCTTTAAAGCAAATGGCAAAGGAGTTTAACTGTCCGGTTGTTTGCCTGTCACAGCTCAACCGCAATGTTGAGGCGCGCAGCAATAAGCGACCATTAATGAGTGACTTACGTGATTCCGGCTCCATCGAACAAGATGCGGACGTCATTATTTTGCTGTACCGCAACTCGTATTATGAAACAGAAAAGACCGATTCTCCTGATTTACTGGAATTCATCGTCGCGAAAAACCGCAACGGTCCG
Above is a window of Solibacillus isronensis DNA encoding:
- a CDS encoding DnaB-like helicase C-terminal domain-containing protein, whose translation is MDYLQIIQTDGDYEHSNMAMGKISRALKQMAKEFNCPVVCLSQLNRNVEARSNKRPLMSDLRDSGSIEQDADVIILLYRNSYYETEKTDSPDLLEFIVAKNRNGPTDTAKAIYNKKTGHIWTRSEVNA